The bacterium genome contains a region encoding:
- the alaS gene encoding alanine--tRNA ligase, whose product MRADEVREAFLRYFEGQGHTRVPSASLIPAGDPTLLFTNAGMVQFKDAFLGLERRSYRRATTVQKCMRVSGKHNDLENVGPSPRHHTFFEMLGNFSFGDYFKHDAARFAWELTTGDLRIPADRLVPTVLEGDDEAAAAWAALGVPRERIVAMGEATNFWMMGDVGPCGPTSELHYDWGPAACTCGRPDCGVALDNGCGRWLEFWNLVFMQFDQAADGTRTPLPQPGVDTGMGLERIVSIIQGVRSNYDTDLFLPLLDGIQRLLAHTDAERAAQAVAYRVLADHGRAMTFLVADGVVPDNEGRGYVLRMIMRRAIRFARRAGASGSFLGGLADLVIATMRGAYPELVGHAPFIREALTAEEDRFQQTLDAGLGRLDDLIADTRRRGAAVLPGAEVFRLYDTYGFPPDLTRDVAREQGIEIDEAGFTAERARQQERSRASPAFQSDGTERAAYAALRDGGAASEFLGYDALGAAGRVLALLRAGARVPAAGAGEAVEVVCDRTPFYPESGGQVGDAGEIRTPRGVVEVTDTQRPVPGLVVHHGRVVRGEVKEGETAELRVDARRRHDIMRNHTATHLLHRALREILGEHARQAGSLVAPDRLRFDFLHLRPVSPAERERVEARVNEQVLAALPVRTDVMAYREAVATGAMALFNEKYGDRVRVVSIDGYSRELCGGTHVGTTAEIGLFLIASESSVGSGVRRIEALTGRAAAARAHGDQEMLRAAAEALRVAVPEVPERVRHLIDRVRTLEHEAQSTHARATVPDLETLVRDAPQVQGVAVVGLASRGADQAALRSLGDRVKARLRAGVVVAASAGADRVDVVVMATPDAVARGAQAGRVMAVLNRRLGTRGGGRPELAQGGGGDPAALDAVMADLPAVVREALVAGG is encoded by the coding sequence ATGCGCGCCGACGAGGTCCGGGAGGCCTTCCTCCGCTACTTTGAGGGCCAAGGACACACCCGGGTCCCCAGCGCCTCGCTCATCCCGGCGGGGGATCCGACGTTGCTCTTCACCAACGCCGGGATGGTCCAGTTCAAGGACGCGTTCTTGGGTTTGGAGCGTCGATCCTACCGGCGCGCCACCACCGTCCAGAAGTGTATGCGGGTCAGCGGGAAGCACAACGACCTGGAGAACGTGGGCCCGTCCCCCCGGCACCACACCTTCTTCGAGATGCTCGGCAACTTCAGCTTCGGCGACTACTTCAAGCACGACGCCGCGCGGTTCGCCTGGGAACTGACGACCGGCGACCTGCGGATCCCCGCCGACCGCCTGGTGCCGACGGTGCTGGAAGGGGACGACGAGGCGGCGGCGGCGTGGGCCGCGCTCGGCGTCCCGCGGGAACGGATCGTGGCGATGGGGGAGGCGACGAACTTTTGGATGATGGGCGACGTGGGACCCTGCGGCCCCACGAGCGAGCTGCACTACGACTGGGGTCCCGCGGCGTGCACCTGCGGCCGGCCCGACTGCGGCGTCGCCCTCGACAACGGGTGCGGTCGATGGTTGGAGTTCTGGAACCTGGTGTTCATGCAGTTCGACCAGGCGGCCGACGGGACGCGGACGCCGCTGCCGCAGCCGGGGGTCGACACGGGGATGGGGCTGGAGCGGATCGTGTCGATCATCCAGGGGGTCCGGAGCAACTACGACACCGATCTGTTCCTGCCGCTCCTGGACGGCATTCAGCGGTTGCTCGCCCACACGGACGCGGAACGCGCCGCCCAGGCCGTGGCGTACCGGGTCCTCGCCGACCACGGCCGCGCGATGACGTTCCTCGTCGCCGACGGCGTCGTCCCCGACAACGAAGGCCGGGGCTACGTCCTGCGCATGATCATGCGCCGCGCCATCCGGTTCGCCAGGCGGGCCGGAGCCTCCGGCTCGTTCCTGGGGGGGCTGGCCGATCTCGTCATCGCGACGATGCGCGGGGCCTATCCGGAACTCGTGGGCCACGCCCCCTTTATCCGCGAGGCGCTGACCGCCGAGGAGGATCGGTTCCAGCAGACCTTGGACGCGGGTCTGGGCCGGCTCGATGACCTGATCGCGGACACCCGGCGCCGGGGCGCGGCCGTCCTCCCGGGAGCGGAGGTCTTTCGGCTGTACGATACCTACGGCTTCCCGCCCGATCTCACCCGCGATGTTGCGCGCGAGCAGGGGATCGAGATCGACGAGGCCGGATTCACCGCCGAACGGGCCCGGCAGCAGGAACGCTCGCGCGCCTCGCCGGCGTTCCAGTCCGATGGGACCGAGCGCGCCGCCTACGCGGCGTTGCGGGACGGGGGCGCCGCAAGTGAGTTTCTCGGGTACGACGCGCTCGGTGCGGCAGGGCGGGTGCTGGCCCTCCTCCGCGCCGGCGCCCGCGTTCCCGCCGCCGGGGCAGGGGAGGCCGTGGAGGTGGTCTGCGATCGGACCCCCTTCTACCCCGAGTCCGGCGGGCAGGTGGGCGACGCCGGCGAGATCCGCACGCCGCGCGGCGTGGTGGAGGTGACGGACACGCAGCGTCCGGTTCCGGGGCTCGTGGTCCACCACGGCCGGGTGGTTCGCGGGGAGGTGAAGGAGGGGGAGACCGCAGAGCTCCGTGTGGACGCCCGCCGCCGTCACGACATCATGCGCAACCATACCGCCACCCACCTCCTGCACCGCGCCCTGCGAGAGATCCTGGGCGAGCATGCCCGCCAGGCCGGATCGCTGGTCGCCCCCGACCGCCTGCGGTTCGACTTCCTCCACCTCCGGCCGGTGTCCCCCGCGGAGCGCGAGCGGGTCGAGGCGCGGGTCAACGAGCAGGTGCTCGCGGCCCTCCCGGTCCGGACGGACGTGATGGCCTACCGGGAGGCGGTGGCGACCGGGGCGATGGCCCTCTTCAATGAAAAGTACGGGGATCGGGTGCGGGTGGTGAGCATCGACGGCTACAGCCGGGAGTTGTGCGGGGGCACGCACGTCGGCACCACCGCGGAGATCGGCCTGTTCTTGATCGCGTCGGAGTCATCGGTGGGCAGCGGGGTCCGCCGCATCGAGGCCCTGACGGGCCGCGCGGCGGCGGCGCGGGCACACGGGGATCAGGAGATGCTCCGGGCCGCGGCCGAGGCGTTGCGGGTGGCGGTGCCGGAAGTCCCGGAGCGGGTCCGGCACCTCATCGACCGCGTCCGCACCCTGGAGCACGAGGCCCAATCGACTCACGCCCGAGCGACGGTGCCGGACCTCGAGACGCTGGTGCGGGACGCCCCACAGGTCCAGGGCGTCGCCGTAGTGGGGCTCGCCAGCCGGGGAGCGGATCAGGCGGCGCTGCGCTCGCTCGGCGATCGCGTCAAGGCACGGCTGCGTGCCGGGGTGGTCGTGGCGGCGTCCGCCGGGGCCGACCGGGTCGATGTCGTGGTGATGGCGACCCCCGACGCGGTGGCGCGCGGCGCTCAGGCCGGCAGGGTGATGGCGGTGCTCAACCGGCGGCTGGGGACCCGTGGCGGCGGACGTCCCGAACTGGCCCAGGGAGGCGGAGGGGATCCTGCCGCCCTCGACGCGGTGATGGCGGACCTGCCGGCCGTCGTGCGCGAGGCGCTGGTGGCCGGGGGGTAG
- the ruvX gene encoding Holliday junction resolvase RuvX: MSRVLGLDLGTRRIGVALSDPTGTVAAPLQTIAHAALHKDLAEAAALARAYAVDRIVIGWPRNMDGSVGPAARRAEAFARALRRLVGVPVDLWDERLSTAAAERALIESNARRDHRRAVRDRVAAALIVQAYLEARPWEKEKATALPTPERSEGRRGSGVGPADEPAS, from the coding sequence ATGAGCCGGGTGCTGGGGCTGGATTTGGGAACGCGCCGGATCGGGGTGGCGCTCAGCGACCCCACCGGAACCGTGGCGGCCCCGCTGCAGACGATCGCGCACGCGGCGCTGCACAAGGACCTGGCGGAGGCCGCGGCCCTGGCCAGGGCCTACGCCGTGGACCGCATCGTCATCGGATGGCCGCGCAACATGGACGGCAGCGTCGGCCCCGCGGCGCGCCGGGCGGAGGCGTTTGCTCGGGCGCTCCGCCGGCTGGTCGGAGTCCCCGTCGATCTCTGGGATGAGCGTCTGTCGACGGCCGCCGCGGAACGGGCGCTGATCGAGTCGAACGCCCGGCGCGACCACCGGCGCGCGGTACGAGACCGGGTTGCGGCGGCGTTGATCGTCCAGGCCTACCTCGAGGCCCGGCCGTGGGAGAAGGAGAAGGCGACGGCTCTTCCCACCCCCGAACGCTCGGAAGGGCGGCGGGGGTCCGGGGTCGGTCCCGCCGACGAGCCCGCTAGCTGA
- a CDS encoding sigma-70 family RNA polymerase sigma factor — MVSTRTARVAAVVKDPRTDAPHDPDPDQLLLLEKFRRYRRTEDTALQQELVCHYLPLAKRIARRYVRVGVPLDDLTQIGTIGLMNAVSSFDPARGVKFEAYAYHHIAGEIRHYLRDSVEPVRAPRWVRKLYGELTQAVAELRQSLGRTPTLAEIAARMNLTETGVLEILRAHNRSRVHSISELVDRQETQRDMIAHQRYISFQLPVEDRIILLKAVERLADLQRKVVYYLFYQDLTQSEVAKRLGVSQRHVSRVLAAALKRLATHLKTSEVDHAMEPAPEEVRQP, encoded by the coding sequence ATGGTCAGCACCAGAACGGCTCGCGTAGCCGCGGTCGTAAAGGACCCCCGCACGGATGCTCCCCACGATCCAGACCCCGATCAGCTACTGTTGCTCGAAAAGTTTCGACGGTACCGCCGCACCGAAGACACGGCCCTCCAACAGGAGCTGGTGTGCCACTACCTCCCCCTGGCGAAACGGATCGCGCGGCGGTACGTGCGCGTCGGGGTCCCGCTCGATGATCTCACCCAGATCGGCACCATCGGGTTGATGAATGCCGTGAGCTCCTTTGACCCCGCGCGCGGGGTCAAGTTTGAGGCGTACGCGTATCATCACATCGCCGGCGAGATCCGCCATTATCTCCGGGACTCGGTGGAGCCGGTCCGCGCTCCGCGTTGGGTGCGTAAGCTGTACGGCGAGCTGACCCAAGCGGTCGCCGAGCTGCGGCAGTCGTTGGGCCGGACGCCGACGCTCGCGGAGATCGCCGCGCGCATGAACCTGACGGAGACGGGCGTGCTCGAGATCCTGCGCGCGCACAACCGGTCGCGGGTGCACTCGATCAGCGAGCTCGTGGACCGCCAGGAGACGCAGCGCGATATGATCGCCCACCAGCGCTACATCTCGTTCCAGCTGCCGGTGGAAGATCGGATCATCCTCCTGAAGGCGGTGGAGCGCCTGGCCGATCTGCAGCGGAAAGTCGTCTACTACCTGTTCTACCAGGACCTCACGCAGAGCGAGGTGGCAAAACGGTTGGGGGTCTCTCAGCGGCACGTCTCGCGCGTTCTCGCCGCGGCGCTGAAGCGCTTGGCCACCCATCTCAAAACGAGTGAAGTCGACCACGCCATGGAACCGGCGCCCGAGGAGGTACGACAGCCGTGA